The Streptomyces phaeolivaceus genome has a window encoding:
- a CDS encoding C40 family peptidase yields the protein MTVRKAWIVVIAAGSAGLAFVMVLVVGVYLVAGNLANGVGGKSVGLAKGAVPAAYQALVQKWGNLCDAINPALLAAQLYQESGFNPKAQSHAAAQGIAQFIPGTWATHGLDGDGDGDRDVWDPNDAIPSAASYDCSLAKYVKDVPGDPTANMLASYNAGAYAVIKYGGVPPYKETQNYVKTITTLSESFAAPTTRVDPSEQAAGAIAYAQKKLGTLYLWGGTGTAEQGGRFDCSGLTQAAYDSVGITLPRVANDQYNAGPHPSRDELLPGDLVFFSDDLTNSRAIRHVGIYVGGGYMIDAPRTGAVIRFDPIDTPDYFGATRVTEDGAKALPTSV from the coding sequence TTGACGGTGCGTAAGGCATGGATCGTGGTGATCGCCGCCGGCAGCGCCGGGCTCGCCTTCGTGATGGTGCTGGTCGTGGGTGTCTATCTGGTCGCCGGGAATCTCGCGAACGGGGTCGGCGGGAAGTCGGTCGGACTGGCCAAGGGGGCCGTTCCCGCCGCTTATCAGGCGCTCGTGCAGAAATGGGGCAATCTGTGCGACGCCATCAATCCGGCGTTGCTCGCCGCGCAGCTGTATCAGGAGAGCGGATTCAATCCGAAGGCGCAGAGTCACGCCGCCGCGCAGGGGATCGCGCAATTCATTCCGGGGACCTGGGCGACGCACGGGCTCGACGGTGACGGTGACGGCGACCGCGATGTGTGGGACCCGAATGACGCGATTCCATCGGCCGCTTCGTACGACTGCTCCCTCGCGAAGTACGTGAAGGACGTACCCGGTGATCCGACGGCGAACATGCTCGCTTCCTACAACGCGGGCGCGTACGCCGTCATCAAGTACGGGGGCGTTCCGCCGTACAAGGAGACCCAGAATTATGTGAAGACGATCACGACGCTGTCGGAGAGTTTCGCCGCGCCGACGACCCGGGTCGATCCCAGCGAGCAGGCCGCCGGGGCCATCGCGTACGCGCAGAAGAAGCTCGGGACGCTGTATCTGTGGGGCGGTACCGGTACCGCTGAGCAGGGCGGACGCTTCGACTGCTCGGGGCTGACGCAGGCGGCGTACGACAGTGTGGGGATCACGCTGCCCCGGGTCGCCAACGACCAGTACAACGCCGGGCCGCACCCCTCGCGGGACGAACTGCTGCCGGGGGATCTCGTGTTCTTCTCGGACGACCTCACCAACTCCCGGGCCATTCGGCACGTCGGGATCTATGTCGGGGGCGGATACATGATCGACGCTCCGCGAACCGGGGCGGTCATCCGTTTCGACCCGATTGACACCCCCGACTACTTCGGTGCCACCCGGGTCACCGAGGATGGCGCGAAAGCGTTGCCCACGTCGGTCTGA
- a CDS encoding FAD-binding oxidoreductase — MERRTFIGGTAAATLTTLTACTTTPSPATRATDTALRTTTTTTSKVTAANWSALARDLDGPLIRPGDKAWSTARQLYNTRFDTLKPTAVAYVAHPDDIRTTLAYARAHDIKVSIRNGGHSYAGWSSGNGRLVIDVSKLNKVRASANEAVVGAGSKLIDVYRALAAKGVTVPAGSCPTVGVSGLTLGGGHGVTSRAYGLTCDSLTQATLITADGRQLTANATTNKDLFWALRGAGNGNFGVVTELRFRTHPAARGVTAYLTWPWSKAAAVLKAWQEWGPTQPDEIWSSCHLENGGGPTVAIAAFTLGTYGDLENALDRLADRVGTPARSVSLKRRSYEDAMEGYAGCASFSADAKCHLPGSTPGRSPQGALGRETYAARSDFFDRSISSAGVQTLLTQVAGVKGGAGGIAFTALGGQVNRVSPTATAFVHRRSRMLAQYLASWKPGTSGTTAQSWLTTAHHAMNRHASGAAYQNYTDPTLTDWKKSYYGEAAPRLTTLKKKYDPNRFFTFPQAL; from the coding sequence ATGGAACGGCGCACATTCATAGGCGGCACCGCAGCCGCCACCCTCACCACCCTGACCGCCTGCACCACCACCCCCTCCCCCGCCACCCGCGCCACGGACACCGCCCTGCGCACCACCACGACCACCACCTCCAAGGTCACCGCCGCCAACTGGTCCGCCCTGGCCCGCGACCTCGACGGCCCCCTGATCCGCCCCGGCGACAAGGCCTGGTCCACGGCCCGCCAGCTCTACAACACCCGCTTCGACACCCTGAAGCCCACCGCCGTCGCCTATGTCGCCCACCCCGACGACATCCGTACGACGCTCGCCTACGCCAGGGCCCACGACATCAAGGTCTCGATCCGCAACGGCGGCCACTCCTACGCGGGCTGGTCCTCCGGCAACGGCCGCCTGGTCATCGACGTCTCGAAACTGAACAAGGTCCGCGCCTCCGCGAACGAGGCGGTCGTGGGCGCGGGCTCCAAACTCATCGACGTCTACCGCGCGCTGGCCGCGAAGGGCGTCACCGTCCCCGCCGGCTCCTGCCCGACCGTCGGCGTCTCCGGCCTGACCCTGGGCGGCGGCCACGGCGTCACCTCCCGCGCGTACGGCCTGACCTGCGACAGCCTCACCCAGGCCACACTGATAACCGCCGACGGAAGACAACTGACCGCGAACGCCACCACCAACAAGGACCTGTTCTGGGCCCTGCGGGGCGCCGGCAACGGCAACTTCGGCGTGGTCACCGAACTCCGCTTCAGGACCCACCCGGCCGCCCGGGGCGTCACCGCGTATCTCACCTGGCCGTGGTCGAAGGCCGCCGCCGTACTGAAGGCCTGGCAGGAGTGGGGCCCGACACAGCCCGACGAGATCTGGTCCTCCTGCCACCTGGAGAACGGCGGCGGCCCGACCGTGGCGATAGCCGCCTTCACCCTCGGCACGTACGGCGACCTGGAGAACGCCCTCGACCGCCTGGCCGACCGCGTCGGCACCCCGGCCCGCAGCGTCTCCCTGAAGCGCCGCTCGTACGAGGACGCGATGGAGGGCTACGCGGGCTGCGCCTCCTTCTCGGCCGACGCCAAGTGCCACCTTCCCGGCTCGACACCGGGCCGCTCCCCGCAGGGCGCGCTGGGCCGCGAGACGTACGCCGCGCGCTCGGACTTCTTCGACCGCTCGATCTCGTCGGCGGGCGTCCAGACCCTCCTGACCCAGGTCGCGGGGGTGAAGGGCGGCGCGGGCGGCATCGCGTTCACCGCTCTCGGCGGCCAGGTCAACCGGGTCTCGCCCACGGCCACGGCCTTCGTCCACCGCCGCTCCCGGATGCTGGCGCAGTACCTCGCCTCCTGGAAGCCCGGCACCTCCGGCACGACGGCCCAGTCCTGGCTCACCACGGCCCACCACGCCATGAACCGGCACGCCTCGGGCGCCGCCTACCAGAACTACACCGACCCCACCCTCACCGACTGGAAAAAGTCCTACTACGGCGAAGCGGCCCCCCGCCTGACCACCCTGAAGAAAAAATACGACCCCAACCGCTTCTTCACGTTCCCTCAGGCGCTGTAG
- a CDS encoding inorganic phosphate transporter produces the protein MDTFALVVTIGVALFFTYTNGFHDSANAIATSVSTRALTPRAALAMAAVMNLVGAFLGSGVAKTVSEGLISTPEGSKGMGILFAALVGAITWNLVTWYFGLPSSSSHALFGGMVGAALAGGTTVYWSGVLEKVVIPMFVSPVVGLVVGYLVMAAIMWIFRRANPHKAKRGFRIAQTVSAAGMALGHGLQDAQKTMGIVVMALVIADVEDYGDPIPVWVKIVCAVMLSLGTYAGGWRIMRTLGRKIIELDPPQGFAAETTGASIMFITAFIFKAPISTTHIITSAIMGVGATKRINAVRWGVAKNIILGWFITMPAAALVAATSFWIVNLAFL, from the coding sequence ATGGACACCTTCGCTCTGGTCGTGACCATCGGGGTCGCGCTCTTCTTCACGTACACCAACGGCTTCCACGACTCCGCGAACGCCATCGCGACCTCGGTGTCGACCCGTGCGCTGACGCCCCGCGCGGCGCTCGCCATGGCCGCGGTCATGAACCTGGTCGGTGCCTTCCTCGGCAGCGGCGTCGCCAAGACGGTCAGTGAAGGGCTGATCTCCACACCCGAGGGCTCCAAGGGGATGGGCATCCTCTTCGCGGCGCTGGTCGGCGCGATCACCTGGAACCTCGTCACCTGGTACTTCGGCCTGCCCTCGTCCTCCTCCCACGCGCTGTTCGGCGGCATGGTGGGCGCGGCGCTCGCGGGCGGTACGACGGTCTACTGGTCCGGCGTCCTCGAAAAGGTCGTCATCCCGATGTTCGTGTCACCGGTGGTCGGCCTGGTCGTCGGCTATCTGGTGATGGCGGCGATCATGTGGATCTTCCGCCGGGCCAACCCGCACAAGGCCAAGCGCGGTTTCCGTATCGCGCAGACCGTGTCGGCGGCCGGTATGGCCCTCGGGCACGGTCTCCAGGACGCCCAGAAGACGATGGGCATCGTCGTGATGGCCCTGGTCATCGCGGACGTCGAGGACTACGGCGACCCGATCCCGGTCTGGGTGAAGATCGTCTGCGCGGTGATGCTCTCGCTCGGCACCTACGCGGGCGGCTGGCGCATCATGCGCACCCTCGGCCGGAAGATCATCGAACTCGACCCGCCGCAGGGCTTCGCCGCCGAGACCACCGGCGCGTCGATCATGTTCATCACGGCCTTCATCTTCAAGGCCCCCATCTCCACGACCCACATCATCACCTCGGCGATCATGGGCGTCGGCGCCACCAAGCGCATCAACGCCGTGCGCTGGGGCGTCGCCAAGAACATCATCCTCGGCTGGTTCATCACCATGCCGGCCGCCGCCCTGGTGGCCGCGACAAGCTTCTGGATCGTGAACCTGGCGTTCCTGTAG
- a CDS encoding DUF47 domain-containing protein → MRFRLTPRETSFYDMFAASADNIVTGSKLLMELLGADTAGRAEIAERMRAAEHAGDDATHAIFHQLNSSFITPFDREDIYSLASSLDDIMDFMEEAVDLVVLYNVEELPKGVEQQIEVLARAAELTAEAMPNLRTMDNLTEYWIEVNRLENQADQIHRKLLAHLFNGKYDAIEVLKLKQIVDVLEEAADAFEHVANTVETIAVKES, encoded by the coding sequence GTGCGCTTTCGTCTGACCCCCAGGGAGACGAGCTTCTACGACATGTTCGCCGCGTCCGCGGACAACATCGTCACGGGCTCGAAACTCCTCATGGAACTGCTCGGGGCGGACACCGCCGGCCGGGCCGAGATCGCAGAGCGTATGCGGGCCGCTGAACACGCCGGTGACGACGCCACACACGCGATCTTCCACCAACTGAACTCCTCGTTCATCACGCCCTTCGACCGCGAGGACATCTACTCCCTCGCGTCCTCCCTCGACGACATCATGGACTTCATGGAGGAGGCCGTCGACCTGGTCGTCCTCTACAACGTGGAGGAACTGCCCAAGGGCGTCGAGCAGCAGATCGAGGTCCTGGCGCGCGCCGCCGAGCTGACCGCCGAGGCGATGCCCAACCTCCGCACGATGGACAACCTCACCGAGTACTGGATCGAGGTGAACCGGCTGGAGAACCAGGCGGACCAGATCCACCGCAAGCTCCTGGCCCACCTCTTCAACGGCAAGTACGACGCCATCGAGGTCCTCAAGCTCAAGCAGATCGTGGATGTGCTGGAGGAGGCGGCGGACGCGTTCGAGCACGTGGCGAACACGGTGGAGACCATCGCCGTCAAGGAGTCCTGA
- a CDS encoding ATP-binding protein, with product MLDAHGLSELTSTAELLATELLTNAHRHTPHEYALRVLEIGGRPRVAVRDQDWRVPPGFEEDAGPVDLDAERGRGLPLVRACSEGRGVSVPRDLGASRGGKLLWVDCGAVE from the coding sequence GTGCTCGACGCCCACGGGCTCTCCGAACTCACCTCCACCGCCGAGCTGTTGGCCACCGAACTTCTCACCAACGCCCATCGGCACACTCCGCACGAGTACGCCCTGCGGGTGCTGGAGATCGGTGGGCGGCCGCGGGTGGCCGTACGGGACCAGGACTGGCGGGTTCCGCCCGGGTTCGAGGAGGACGCCGGGCCCGTCGACCTCGACGCGGAGCGCGGGCGTGGACTCCCTCTCGTGCGGGCCTGCTCCGAGGGCCGGGGTGTGTCCGTGCCGCGTGATCTCGGTGCCTCGCGTGGCGGAAAGCTGTTGTGGGTCGACTGCGGGGCCGTCGAGTGA
- the pstB gene encoding phosphate ABC transporter ATP-binding protein PstB gives MAKRIDVSGLNAYYSSFRAIEDISMAIEPRTVTAFIGPSGCGKSTFLRTLNRMHEVTPGGRVEGKVMLDDENLYGAGVDPVSVRREVGMVFQRPNPFPTMSIYDNVAAGLKLVGGKKKSELDEIVEKSLKGANLWNEVKDRLNKPGSGLSGGQQQRLCIARAIAVEPKVLLMDEPCSALDPISTLAIEDLIGELKEQFTIVIVTHNMQQAARVSDRTAFFNLAAVGQPGKLIEIDDTERIFSNPSVQATEDYISGRFG, from the coding sequence ATGGCCAAGCGAATCGACGTCAGCGGCCTCAACGCCTACTACAGCTCCTTCCGCGCCATCGAGGACATCTCGATGGCCATCGAGCCCCGTACGGTGACGGCCTTCATCGGCCCCTCCGGCTGCGGCAAGTCCACGTTCCTGCGCACGCTGAACCGGATGCACGAGGTCACGCCGGGCGGCCGTGTCGAGGGCAAGGTCATGCTCGACGACGAGAACCTGTACGGCGCCGGGGTCGACCCGGTCTCCGTACGGCGTGAGGTCGGCATGGTCTTCCAGCGTCCGAACCCGTTCCCCACGATGTCGATCTACGACAACGTGGCGGCGGGCCTGAAGCTGGTCGGCGGCAAGAAGAAGTCCGAGTTGGACGAGATCGTCGAGAAGTCCCTCAAGGGCGCGAACCTCTGGAACGAGGTCAAGGACCGCCTGAACAAGCCCGGTTCGGGTCTCTCCGGTGGTCAGCAGCAGCGGCTGTGCATCGCCCGCGCGATCGCGGTTGAGCCGAAGGTGCTGCTCATGGACGAGCCGTGCTCCGCGCTGGACCCGATCTCGACACTCGCCATCGAGGACCTCATCGGTGAGCTGAAGGAGCAGTTCACGATCGTCATCGTGACGCACAACATGCAGCAGGCGGCGCGTGTCTCGGACCGCACGGCCTTCTTCAACCTCGCGGCGGTCGGCCAGCCCGGCAAGCTCATCGAGATAGACGACACGGAGCGGATCTTCTCCAACCCGTCCGTCCAGGCCACGGAGGACTACATCTCCGGGCGCTTCGGCTAG
- a CDS encoding phosphatase PAP2 family protein, translating into MAGLAAHAATALAAESGSNPDVELLYDINGLAKDAPTWLDRVMEFVGEYGLLFAMVLLILWCWWGVRKRGGEDAAPSVAALVWAPLAAGIAVLVNVPIRGFVERPRPFLDHEGLEVLVSGKTDYSFVSDHATLIMAMAVGLFVADRKFGMVGLVIGLLGGFIRVYMGVHYPTDVIGGFALGTAVALLLSPVAMAMLTPLMRAVERSPRVGWVVRARGRDGGRAVIPGARVEGASAEERDLAA; encoded by the coding sequence ATGGCTGGACTCGCCGCGCATGCCGCTACCGCATTGGCCGCTGAATCCGGATCGAATCCCGACGTCGAGCTGCTGTACGACATCAATGGTCTGGCCAAGGACGCGCCGACCTGGCTCGACCGGGTGATGGAGTTCGTCGGGGAGTACGGGCTGCTCTTCGCGATGGTGCTGCTGATCCTGTGGTGCTGGTGGGGTGTGCGGAAGCGGGGCGGGGAGGACGCGGCCCCGTCCGTGGCCGCGTTGGTGTGGGCGCCGCTCGCCGCCGGGATCGCGGTGCTGGTGAACGTGCCGATACGGGGGTTCGTGGAGCGGCCCCGGCCCTTTCTCGATCATGAGGGGCTGGAGGTGCTGGTCTCCGGCAAGACCGACTACTCGTTCGTGAGCGATCACGCGACGCTGATCATGGCGATGGCGGTGGGACTGTTCGTCGCCGACCGGAAGTTCGGGATGGTCGGGCTGGTCATCGGGCTGTTGGGCGGGTTCATCCGGGTCTACATGGGTGTGCACTATCCGACCGATGTGATCGGTGGGTTCGCGCTCGGGACCGCGGTGGCGTTGTTGTTGTCGCCGGTGGCCATGGCGATGCTCACGCCGTTGATGCGGGCGGTGGAGCGGTCGCCTCGGGTGGGGTGGGTTGTGCGGGCTCGGGGGCGGGATGGGGGGCGTGCGGTGATTCCGGGGGCGCGGGTTGAAGGGGCGTCCGCGGAGGAGCGGGATCTCGCGGCCTGA
- a CDS encoding metal-sensitive transcriptional regulator: MTTTGAGAEVPSAVDAAGGAVPDVVTDHDRGIHGYHKQKDEHLKRLRRIEGQIRGLQRMVDDDVYCIDILTQVSASTKALQSFALQLLEEHLRHCVADAALKGGAEVDAKVEEATKAIGRLLRT, encoded by the coding sequence ATGACGACCACAGGGGCCGGCGCCGAGGTTCCCTCCGCCGTGGACGCCGCGGGCGGTGCGGTGCCGGACGTCGTGACCGACCACGACCGCGGAATCCACGGGTACCACAAACAGAAGGACGAGCATCTCAAGCGTCTGCGGCGCATCGAGGGGCAGATCCGTGGGCTGCAGCGGATGGTCGACGACGACGTCTACTGCATCGACATACTCACCCAGGTCTCCGCCTCCACCAAGGCCCTGCAGTCCTTCGCGCTCCAGCTCCTGGAGGAGCATCTGCGGCACTGCGTCGCCGACGCGGCCCTGAAGGGCGGCGCCGAGGTCGACGCGAAGGTGGAGGAGGCCACGAAGGCGATCGGGCGGCTGCTGCGGACCTGA
- the pstS gene encoding phosphate ABC transporter substrate-binding protein PstS — MKLQRKNRLRALSLGAVAVTGVLTLTACGSDDTSGGASGTSDSSAPASKIDCGDAKGQLLADGSSAQKNAIDAWVKQYQTACKDVVINYKGSGSGAGITAFTQGQVAFAGSDSALKPEEVTASKEVCTDGQGIDLPMVGGPIAVGYNVPGVDNLVLDAKTLALIFDSKISNWNDAAIKALNPDAELPDLKIQAFHRSDESGTTDNFTKYLIAAAPDQWKYEGGKAWQAKGGQSAQGSSGVAQGVTDTKGAISYMELSYAKDGISTVDVKTDAAEPVKATVENATKAISEAKVVGTGKDLALELNYKPTAEGAYPITLVTYEIVCDKGNKADTLPATKSFLTYIASEDGQALLSEAGYAPMPPEIITKVRTTISELS; from the coding sequence GTGAAGCTTCAGCGCAAGAACCGACTGCGCGCCCTTTCTCTCGGTGCTGTCGCCGTCACCGGCGTCCTGACCCTCACCGCGTGCGGGTCCGACGACACCAGTGGTGGTGCGAGCGGCACCAGCGACAGCTCCGCGCCCGCCAGCAAGATCGACTGTGGCGACGCCAAGGGCCAGCTGCTGGCCGACGGCTCCTCCGCGCAGAAGAACGCGATCGACGCCTGGGTGAAGCAGTACCAGACGGCCTGCAAGGACGTCGTGATCAACTACAAGGGCAGCGGTTCGGGCGCGGGCATCACCGCGTTCACCCAGGGCCAGGTCGCCTTCGCGGGCTCCGACTCGGCGCTGAAGCCCGAGGAGGTCACGGCCTCCAAGGAGGTCTGCACCGACGGTCAGGGCATCGACCTGCCGATGGTCGGCGGCCCGATCGCCGTCGGTTACAACGTCCCGGGTGTCGACAACCTGGTCCTGGACGCCAAGACCCTCGCCCTGATCTTCGACAGCAAGATCAGCAACTGGAACGACGCGGCCATCAAGGCGCTGAACCCCGACGCCGAGCTGCCCGACCTCAAGATCCAGGCCTTCCACCGCTCGGACGAGTCCGGCACCACGGACAACTTCACCAAGTACCTGATCGCCGCGGCCCCCGACCAGTGGAAGTACGAGGGCGGCAAGGCCTGGCAGGCCAAGGGCGGCCAGTCCGCGCAGGGCTCCTCCGGTGTCGCGCAGGGCGTGACGGACACCAAGGGCGCGATCTCCTACATGGAGCTCTCCTACGCCAAGGACGGCATCAGCACGGTCGACGTCAAGACCGACGCCGCCGAGCCGGTCAAGGCGACCGTCGAGAACGCCACCAAGGCCATCTCCGAGGCCAAGGTCGTAGGCACGGGCAAGGACCTGGCGCTGGAGCTGAACTACAAGCCCACCGCCGAGGGCGCCTACCCGATCACCCTCGTCACCTACGAGATCGTCTGTGACAAGGGCAACAAGGCGGACACCCTGCCCGCCACCAAGTCCTTCCTCACCTACATCGCGTCCGAGGACGGCCAGGCGCTGCTCTCCGAGGCCGGGTACGCCCCGATGCCGCCGGAGATCATCACCAAGGTCCGTACGACCATCTCGGAACTGAGCTGA
- a CDS encoding helix-turn-helix domain-containing protein, whose protein sequence is MRSNPTGRQLRLGTELRKLRERAGLSSTQASRLLGVQQNQISNVEAGRAGVSPERVRTLGCHYKCPDRDLIEALTDMTSDRTRGWWEEYRDRLPAALLDLAELEHHAVHLRAAVTVHIPGLLQIIDHARELFRQVVPELSPPDIEHRASFRIKRQDVLFRDRPTPYAAIIHEAALRMQFGGPAVARKQLQHLLAMSEREHITVKVLTFDAGSFPGSGQSIFYSGGPVPLLDTVHLDQSHGPTFLDAETQLSMYRVLLDRLDGLALKPQKSRDFIHNLVHDL, encoded by the coding sequence GTGAGGAGCAACCCGACGGGACGTCAACTCCGGCTAGGCACCGAGCTGCGCAAGCTCCGGGAGCGCGCCGGACTGTCGTCCACACAGGCCAGCCGCCTGCTCGGCGTTCAACAGAACCAGATCAGCAACGTAGAGGCCGGGCGCGCCGGGGTGAGCCCCGAGCGCGTGCGTACGCTCGGCTGCCACTACAAGTGCCCGGACAGAGACCTGATCGAGGCGCTCACGGACATGACCTCCGACCGCACCCGCGGCTGGTGGGAGGAGTACCGCGACCGCCTGCCCGCCGCTCTGCTCGATCTCGCGGAGTTGGAGCACCACGCCGTACACCTGCGCGCAGCCGTGACTGTCCACATCCCCGGCCTGCTGCAGATCATCGACCACGCCCGCGAACTGTTCCGCCAGGTCGTGCCCGAGCTGTCCCCTCCCGACATCGAGCACCGCGCGTCGTTCCGTATCAAGCGCCAGGACGTGCTGTTCAGGGACCGGCCGACCCCGTATGCGGCGATCATCCACGAAGCAGCTCTGCGGATGCAGTTCGGCGGACCGGCCGTGGCCAGGAAACAGCTTCAACACCTGTTGGCCATGAGCGAACGTGAGCACATCACCGTGAAGGTGCTCACCTTCGATGCCGGCTCGTTCCCCGGCTCGGGACAGTCGATCTTCTACTCCGGAGGCCCGGTACCGCTACTCGACACCGTTCACCTCGACCAGTCCCATGGGCCGACCTTCCTCGACGCCGAAACACAGCTGTCCATGTACCGGGTCCTGCTCGACCGCCTGGACGGCCTGGCCCTCAAACCCCAGAAGTCCCGCGACTTCATCCACAACCTGGTCCACGACCTGTGA
- the pstC gene encoding phosphate ABC transporter permease subunit PstC produces MDISTKDTPAPPTPSTSETADEKRAARGVTRPGDRVFLGLSRGSGIFLLVLMAAIAVFLSYRAVLAISKDEANFFTTFEWNPTGVPPEFGIAVLAFGTIVSSLIAMAIAVPVAVGIALFITHYAPRRLGGPIAYVIDLLAAVPSIVYGLWGILVLVPQLDGLYGWLNDYLGWTGILSWEGGAPRSLLTVGILLAIMILPIITNVSREVFRQVPQMHEEAALALGATRWEVIRMAVLPFGRSGVISASMLGLGRALGETMAVAMVLSSSFEINLSLLDPGGGTFAQNIASKFSEATDMGRDALIASGLVLFVITLLVNGAARLIIARRKEFSGANG; encoded by the coding sequence ATGGACATATCGACCAAAGACACTCCCGCACCCCCCACCCCATCGACTTCCGAGACCGCCGACGAGAAGCGCGCCGCCCGCGGCGTCACCCGTCCCGGCGACCGGGTCTTCCTGGGCCTCTCCAGAGGTTCTGGCATCTTCCTCCTTGTGCTCATGGCGGCCATCGCCGTGTTCCTCAGTTACCGCGCCGTGCTCGCGATCAGCAAGGACGAGGCCAACTTCTTCACGACCTTCGAGTGGAACCCCACCGGGGTCCCGCCGGAGTTCGGCATCGCCGTCCTCGCCTTCGGCACGATCGTCTCGTCGCTCATCGCGATGGCCATCGCCGTGCCGGTAGCGGTCGGTATCGCCCTCTTCATCACGCACTACGCCCCGCGCAGGCTCGGCGGCCCCATCGCGTACGTGATCGACCTGCTCGCCGCCGTGCCGTCCATCGTGTACGGCCTCTGGGGCATCCTGGTCCTCGTACCGCAGCTCGACGGCCTCTACGGCTGGCTGAACGACTACCTCGGCTGGACCGGCATCCTCTCGTGGGAGGGCGGCGCCCCGCGCTCGCTGCTCACCGTCGGCATCCTGCTCGCGATCATGATCCTGCCGATCATCACCAACGTGAGCCGTGAGGTCTTCCGGCAGGTGCCGCAGATGCACGAGGAGGCCGCCCTGGCCCTCGGCGCGACCCGCTGGGAGGTCATCCGCATGGCGGTGCTGCCCTTCGGCCGCTCCGGCGTGATCTCCGCCTCGATGCTCGGCCTCGGCCGCGCGCTCGGCGAGACCATGGCCGTCGCGATGGTCCTGTCGTCCAGCTTCGAGATCAACCTCAGCCTGCTCGACCCGGGCGGCGGCACCTTCGCCCAGAACATCGCCAGCAAGTTCAGCGAGGCCACCGACATGGGCCGCGACGCCCTGATCGCCTCCGGTCTGGTCCTGTTCGTCATCACCCTGCTGGTCAATGGCGCGGCCCGACTGATCATCGCCCGCCGCAAGGAGTTCTCGGGGGCCAACGGATGA
- the pstA gene encoding phosphate ABC transporter permease PstA, giving the protein MSNATLTPKGPSTLRAASLPKWFAWAVAAGSVALGLGISAVAGLESSIQWALIAGILFVLGSYVIAARVEGKRQAKDRVATSVVWVAFLLAVIPLASLVWETVARGVKVLDGYFLSHSMGVVAVSEPGGGIYHAILGTLEQVGIATAISVPIGVLTAIYLVEYGRGRLAQAVTFFVDVMTGIPSIVAGLFILSTWILILDMGYSGFAGAMALTILMLPVVVRSTEEMLKLVPNELREASLALGVPKWRTILKIVLPTAIGGITTGVMLAVARIAGETAPVLLLVWGSSYINANPFEGPQASLPMYIYLQFQQSGGSGAAYDRAWAASLTLIAFIMILNLAARGIARWKAPR; this is encoded by the coding sequence ATGAGCAACGCAACTCTCACCCCGAAGGGCCCGAGCACCCTGCGTGCCGCGTCCCTGCCCAAGTGGTTCGCGTGGGCGGTCGCCGCCGGCTCGGTCGCGCTGGGCCTCGGCATCAGCGCCGTGGCCGGCCTCGAAAGCTCCATCCAGTGGGCCCTGATCGCCGGCATCCTCTTCGTCCTCGGCTCCTACGTCATCGCCGCGCGCGTCGAGGGCAAGCGGCAGGCCAAGGACCGGGTCGCGACCAGCGTCGTCTGGGTCGCCTTCCTGCTCGCCGTCATCCCGCTGGCCTCCCTCGTCTGGGAGACCGTCGCGCGCGGTGTGAAGGTCCTCGACGGCTACTTCCTCAGCCACTCGATGGGTGTGGTCGCCGTCTCCGAGCCCGGCGGCGGTATCTACCACGCCATCCTCGGCACCCTGGAGCAGGTCGGCATCGCCACCGCCATCTCCGTGCCGATCGGTGTGCTGACCGCGATCTACCTGGTCGAGTACGGCCGGGGCCGGCTCGCCCAGGCGGTCACCTTCTTCGTCGACGTCATGACGGGCATCCCGTCGATCGTCGCGGGCCTGTTCATCCTCAGCACCTGGATCCTGATCCTGGACATGGGCTACTCCGGTTTCGCCGGCGCGATGGCGCTGACGATCCTGATGCTGCCGGTCGTCGTCCGCTCCACCGAGGAGATGCTCAAGCTCGTCCCGAACGAGCTGCGCGAGGCCTCGCTGGCGCTGGGCGTGCCGAAGTGGCGGACCATCCTCAAAATCGTGCTGCCGACCGCCATCGGTGGTATCACGACAGGTGTGATGCTCGCGGTCGCCCGTATCGCCGGTGAGACCGCTCCGGTCCTGCTGCTGGTGTGGGGTTCGTCCTACATCAACGCGAACCCGTTCGAGGGTCCGCAGGCCTCGCTGCCGATGTACATCTATCTGCAGTTCCAGCAGAGCGGCGGTTCCGGAGCGGCGTACGACCGTGCCTGGGCGGCGTCGCTGACGCTGATCGCCTTCATCATGATCCTGAACCTGGCGGCCCGCGGCATCGCCCGCTGGAAGGCGCCACGATGA